The window AATTGGCACACGCGCATAGGAGACAATTTTCATCTGCACCCTGTCACGGTTAAAGAGCGCCGCCCCACCAACCTCATTGATCATGCCGTCAATTCTGCCAGCCTGCATCAACTGATCACGCTCCACGGCACTACCCACCGGCAGTGCTTCCACCACGATACCTTCCTCGGCAAAGTATCCATTTGCTTCCGCCACATAAATCGGCAGAACATCCGGGATTGGCAAGACTGCCAAACGCAACTGATTGTCCACTCTTTCATTACTGGCCACTGCTGCACCAGCCACAGTGGCAATCACCAACAGGCCCGCAAACAGCGCCACAACCAGCTCCCGCATACTACCGATTCCTGCTGCTTTCTTTTTCATCCCTCTCACCGGACTCCCCCCCAGCTTTTATCCTGCACATTATTAATGAAATTCTAATCCTTGATTATTCTACACTATTCGGCAAGTTACCTCGTGCCACTGCACACATAGCACATTTCCTGCAACATATACAGTGTCAACTCAACCGGTACACGAGACGACACGTTTTTTATGGCGATTATTGCCAGCTCGAAATTGCTGGAAGACCAGATGGAGAGAATGGGAAATACGTTTTTCCGACTCTCTCTTTAACAGGGACGGTAATCAGCGTAACAGCGAATTACGGTAATTGAGGAGCTTTTCGGCAGTGAGCGGAATATCTTCGGAGGAGAGCTCCAACTCAAACATGTTCCGCGCCATGGAATTGCCATATCGTTTATCGTAGTACTCAACGAGCAGCAAGCGCACCAGTTCGGCGAGATTACCATGGCTGAGAAGCACAATCATTCTATCCACCAGCCCATGTCCAAGCTTTCGCCTCATTGAATTGAGTATCGCTTCAATCTTTTCCACTGTCTGTTCGTCTTCTACCGGGTAATCTTCCAGTATACGTGAAACCCGGGTCTCAACCGAGGCAGTGACCAGCACATGGTGCCCGCGTTTCATGGAATCCGCCACGCCTTTCGGCAAGAAAACCCCACCCATTTTTCTGCTTTCCCCTTCCACGAAAACCGGGCCTTTGTCAAGGGTGACTATCTTCGCAAACAGGTAGGAATCAAAGCTTTTTTGAGTTCGTGGCGATCTGTTCAGGCCGCCAAAGAGAGAGCTTTGGTGTTGGGCCAGATCTTCAAGATCAATTACATTATCCAGATATTGCAGAATTCTGGTTTTACCAGTTCCGGTGAGACCGTGAAGCACTATGCATTCTGCGCTATAGAGTTCAAGTTCTTTAAGCACCAACTGGCGGTACGCCTTGTAACCACCTTCAACCTGGATGGCATCATAACCCTTCAGGTTTAAAAGGTTCACAACAGAGCGGGAACGCATCCCCCCCCTGGCACAGAAGACAGCGATCCTCTCACCTCTATAGGGTTCAAGCTCTGCGAGCAAGGTACTCAGTCGCGAGGTAACCAGGTCAAACCCGGTATCAATAGCCTCATCCCGTCCACCAAAGCGGTAGATGGTACCAACCAGTTCGCGTTCTTCATTATCAAAAACCGGAATATTTATAGCGCCGGGCAGAGAGCCTTCGAGGAACTCCTTGGGGGAACGAACATCGATACTTACGCAATCTGAGGTCAGAACCTCTGTAAAGCTGAGCGTTTTGGGGGAAGCGCCCAATATATCATTTTGCGACATCCCATACTCTTCATCCATCGTCTCTCACCACTCAGCCTTATCTCGTAACCAGTTTCAATTGTAATAATCGTTATAATTCAATCAGCTCACAGCAGCCTGTGCCACCAATGCTCATCTTCTCGGTATATACCAGGTTCCATCCGGAGTTCTGCAACCGATACCGGGATAGTGCCTCGTCAACTCAGCGACCTGCACTTCCTGGTTATACTGCCTGCAAATGATGCCATTTTCATCTGCATAGACCGGCCCCGGAATCATAGTGACCACACTATCACCCCCTGCCGCAATCCACAGATCAGACTGCCCCACGGCGGTTTCCTCCATAACCTCTTGAAATTGATGCTGAACCTGAACAAGCGCCTGGGGTGTCCTGGTGATCTTCTGCAAATCCGGAATAATTGCCACCAGCTCTTTTCTGGTGTCCGGTTTCAAGCTTCGGTTATCACGGGTACGCAACACCCAATGTCCGACGGAAGGGGCATAATACCATGTTTTATATTCACGTGCCCGCGATTTGGGAAATGAATAGCTGTCCCTGAATCTCGAGCAGCATATCCGCCAGGTGTCAAATTCTCCCGCTGCCACCTTTACCCTCTCCTGCCCTTCAACATCACAGCGCCAGAACGAGTCGTAAACCCTCTCGATACCATCTTTGCCGATCCATTTCCCCTTCTCGTCATAACGGGTCTTACTCTTTAATGTGAGTGGCCAGAGGGTGGTGGTCGGCTTATCAAAAAGGTAAGAAGTCTGGGCAAAACTGCGCAGACCGACCCTGGTGCTCGTCTGCCATTCCGAGCGCTTGTAGGTGAAATCCGGAGAACCCACAGAACGGTTTCCATAATGATTCTGCCACTCAACCTGCTCCTTATCTGCAACAACAACCTGCTCCCAGCTCCCATCTGAATAGACATATGTGTCACCTTCTTCATACTCAGGCAGCGGTACAAATTGATCAGCCATCGTTTCCGTCGCGCTCTGCTGCTCATGGTCATGCCCCTCTTCCTGCGGCACAGAAAAGCCCCGTTCTTCGGCAGCGGTATCGCTCTCAAGTTCCGCAACAACTGCAGCGGTCTCAGCCAATAGTGGTATCAATTCACCTATAAATCCGAGCCGGTTCCTGATAACCGCCCCAGCTGATGTACTGCACAATCCATCCACACTCATTTTTTTCTGCATGCTCATCGACTCGCTGCAGATACCCAGCATATCATTCGGCTCCGAATCGTCATCGCTGTCGGCGTCATCACTCAGATTATCCAAGGCGTCTTCTCCATCGCCACCCTCGCCATCGCTGTCACCATCATCACCGGAGTCATCAGAATCATCCTCTTCGGCAGCGCCATCATCTTCATCCGGCTCATCTCCAGAATCCCCGTCTTCGGTGTCATCCTGATCATCAGTGTCGCCACCATCCTGATCATCATCGCCGCCGTCAGCATCTCCTGTCCCATCCTCCTGGGCTGTTGCATTTGCTGCCTGGCCCTCAGCCACACCCGTTGCACTCCCATTATCCCAACTCGACTGATACGTGGCGAGAAACAGTATCCCGATCATGAGCCAGGACAATATCCCGCCAGCGCCTCTCAACATCGTTCCTGCAATTTTCATCCACCCTCCTGTAAAGCTGCGAGTCAGTATGTTCTCAAAGACAACTGTTACAGAAAGCCCCACCTGCAACATCATCAATAGATATCGCACACAAGAGGGACCTATCCTCTGTTCAGCAATTCTGCTTCAGTTTGTATAAGGCTATGGAAAAATACTCTGTAAATAAACCGGGATTGCGTATTTTCAGTATATCTGAATGATTTGCGCAGTTGAAGAGATCTATTGATTTTCTTGACTTTAAGCCCTTGGGGTAAAGGCGTAGTCACGTAAAAACAGGCCTTGGGGTGGAACTCAACCAGACATTATTTCACACTATTACAAACACTAAACCGACCTTGCCAATATCCGACCGGGTTACACCCCGGCACCGGGGAAGAGAGCTTATCAGCAATACGGCGCTAACCACTCTTCTCAGGTACCGGGATGAATCTCACCACGTTCGGCCGGTTAACACATTTGCCTGACCGAAGCTGTTCCAGGCTACGCCGAAGCTTTCAACCAGGCTTCCTGCAGGCGTAACTTGAGATAATCCACCATTTCCCTGTCAGGAGAATACATGTCGAAGCAGTAGCCGTCATCCCCGGAAAGACCGCCTGGAATAACTTCACCACGCTGGTCCGGATCGCTGATCATATCGCCATAGAAACAAACTGACAGCCAGCGTTCAGCCGGGTCATCATCGATAACATCAATGATAGCAAAGAGGTTACGCTCGCTCTGCCTGGCGTGTTTCGGCCGAAGCGAGTAGCTCACCCCGGGCCTGCCGATAAATGTCAACGAAGTCTCCGCCAAATCAGCGGCAAAATTATACAGCTCCTGGAAGCAGGATTTCATCGGATCATCGGCCGGTCCCCATTCAGCCAGAAATGTTTCCACCTCCCTTGTATTCCCCTGTTGTTCAGACATAAAGTACCTCCTTGAAAGTATTTTTACTGCCAGCTACCCATTTTGACTTCCCGCTTCTGCCGTTTCAATCACTATTCAAATCTGGGCAACCGGCATCACAAAGTGTACACTTCATGGCAGATTAGCTTCTGATCTGCCGGTCCATTTTCCAGTCAGTCAGCTGCAGAAATGGCCCACTTACTGACAAATGCCCATAACTGGACACCTCACAGTAATAGCCGAAATGTATTTCGGCCGAAACATTTTTCTTTATGATTCCAAGTTAAAGAGGCTTGCATGCTATTGATTACCGCCCCCTCCAAGACCCAGCGAAGTCAACTGTCCAATCCAGTGATGGCTTCGGAACACTTCACTCTGCCGGTATTTTTAGAGCGCAGTAAAAGGCTTAATTCAGAACTTGCCAAACTTTCGCTGACGGAACTCTGCCAACTCATGAAGATGAGCGAGACCCTGCGCAAAAGTACCCACCTGCGAATCTCACATTTCGTCGAAGAACCGACATCAACAAATTGTCTGCCTGCTCTCTTTACATTTCAAGGTGACGCTTACTCAAGCCTTACCCCTGAGAGTTATGATCAACAGCAACTGCTTCATGCCCAGGCTCATTTGCGCATCCTCTCCGGCCTTTACGGCATCCTGCGTCCCCTGGACCTGATGTCTCCATATCGACTGGAGATGGCAACCAGACTGCAAACGGAAAATTCGGCAAATCTCTACCAGTTCTGGGGCGATATGATCACCGAAAACATAAACGAAGACCTGGCCGGACTCGCTGAACCGGTTGTGGTCAATCTGGCCTCTACGGAATACTCTAAGGTCATACATGCCAAAAGACTCGAAGGCCGAATGCTGACTATCACCTTCAAGGAAAAAAAAGGCGATGACTACCGGACAGTTCCCATCCATTCCAAGAGAGCCCGTGGCATGATGATTCATTTCATGATCACCGAACAACTTACCGCCCCTGGCCCCCTCCGGGATTTCAATCTCGGTGGATACACTTACCGGGATGATCTCTCAAGTCTCTCCCAAAAAGATGAGTGGATCTTCACCAGAGGGTAACGTTTTCTCGATAAAAAGCCAAAAGGGGCAGCGCTAGCGCGCTGCCCCTTTTGGCTTTTTCGTCTCTTTTCAATACCCTGGAACAAGCCGGGCCATTTCAGGTTAGCAGTTGCAGTACCTCATCCGCTGCGACAGGGATTGAAGCGGCAACGCTCTCACTCAACTTTTCACCGAGTTGATCGAAACACTGCCCCTCTATGCCAACCAGCCATATAGTATGCGGCATCCGTTCAGGGTACAATTTTCTGCCAACTTCAATGGCCTCTTTCACCCCGATACCATGACCGCTGACCGGTCGCTCCGTCATACCGGGCAGCTGCTCCCAGGCAAGCACATGCACTGTGCCGCAATCAGCTCCGAGCTGTACCGCGTCCACCACCACCAGTACCTCTTCACCAGCCAGCTCCTCCAGCAGATCTATACCGCCAAGCCCTAAGAACTTCAGGTGTACATCCGCTGGCAGCTGTCTCTCCCTTAGCTCCTCATACACGGCCGCGCCGGCACCATCATCACCGGCAATGGAGTTGCCAATACACAGAACAGTCGCTGTAGCCATTACCTGCCCACAGCTCTGGAAAAGGCCAGGTTAAAGGTACAGGTCTCTCCGGTTTCCACAGTTTTCGGCCGTACCGGCGAACCGGTGAGTTCTGCCATGATTCCTGCTATATAGTAATGAAACATCTGGCAGGTAAGGCCGTCTATCTCCATGTTACGCTGCTCACAGACACTGCGGATCGGGCAGCGATGCAAGGAGATCACGGCTTCACCATCATCCACGTGACCGTTGATCTCCATCTGCTGATTCCGAAACACCCGGATAAACTCAGCCAATGCAGCCGCCGGAGTCGGGCTTTCAAGATGAATGGGCATATTCTGGGCCATTCTTCTACCCGCCGCCACCGCCAGAGACGGAGTGGATTTACCGACAAATGTTTCAATGGTACCGACAAACATATCGAGCAGAAAGGACACCTCGGTGAAGGCCTTATCGTAGTCCTCGTCGGTGAGATTGAGTTCATTGGTTGTGATCATAAAAACTTCTCCATTCTCTGGCTGAAGTGGATGTTTCTGTAAAAGTTCTTCACCACATGGATATTACTATGGCTGATCGCCTGAGAGGGACAGATATAGGTGCAGCTCAGACAGGCAATACAATTCTCAACCGTCTTCACCACCGCTTTTTCATTTGCTTCGTCAAAGCTGAAGCAATCTGTCGGACAGACCTCCAGGCAGAGCCTGCAGCCACGACAGCCTTTTTCCCTGATTGTCATTTCCAGCATCTCATCCCCTCCTCAATGTGCGGATGAGTTCTCCGCTCTTGCGAACTTCCACATCAAGCTCCATCCTGCCGATCGCATGTGTTGAACAGGCAAGACAAGGATCATAGCAACGGACAATGAACTCAAGACCATTCAGCGCCGCCTCATCATTTCCACTGGCAAAGAGTGAGTTCGCGCCTTCTTTTAACGAGCGATTGATAGCCGCTGTATTCTGCTGGGTGGCAATGATCATGTTGGCCGAACGAACAATACCGCGCTCGTCGATCTCATAGTCATGGATCAAGGTTCCCCTCGGGGCCTCAACGTGACCAACGCCCCGTTTGCCACGAAAATCCGCAGCTACCCGGGTATCGTCGCGCAGTCTGGGATTGTTGATAATCGCATCTGCCCGTTCTGAAGCATAGATCAGCTCGATCAGCTTGCAATACATCTGCAGCACTGCGTTATGATTGGGCTTGCCGAACCTGTTCCTGAACTCCTCAAATTCGGCCTGGGCGAGTGGAGTGTCGATGGAATCAATGACGTTCATTCTGGCCAGGGTGGATACACGATACAAATTCTCCCGGCCATCCAGATCGAAGTACACCTCTTTGGCATAGGAATTATCCACAGCCCGCTCGACAATATAGTTGGTATAGTCGGTGGCGGAGAATTCCGCCTGCACCACACCTGAATCATCCACCACTCGCAGGTCGCCGTCATAAAGATTGAGCGCACCGTCCTTCACAGTGCCCATGTACCATGATGGCATATTGAGCTGGTCCAGCAGCACCGGGTGCTTATCCAGAAAATTGAACAACAGCTTTTTGATGGCTGGCGCCAACTCTTTGGACAGGCTTACCGCCTCGGCGGTCAACTCCTGCAGCTTGGCATACTGGGCGTCGCTCAGTTTATAGGAAATTCCGCCAGCCACTGCGGTTACTGGGTGAATCCCCCTGCCGCCGATGGTCTCGTTGATCTTCTGACCGAGACTTCTTAATCTCAATCCTTTTCTGGTCAGATCCGGTTCTGCATCGACCATACCGACAATGTTCTGGGTGGCCGCATCGCCACCAAGCCCAAATACCAGATCCGGACCTGCAAGAATGAATAAAGAAAGGGCATGGGAGTGAATCACATGACCCATATACATGAATTCCCGTAGCAGCTTACCAGCCTCAGGCACTTCAATTCCCGCCGCATTATCAAGCGCCTTAGCTGCAGCCAGATGGTGCGCCGTAGGGCAGACACCACAGATACGAGCTGTAACCTGGGGCAGAGTTGAAGCCTCCATGCCCACCAGAATACGCTCAAAACCACGAAGCTCATTGACGCAGAAGAACGCCTCGTCAACCTTTCCTGCATCATCACACTCCAGCAGGATGCGGGCATGGCCTTCAATTCGGGTTACCGGGTCAATCTTAATTGTTTTTGCCATCAGCTTGCCTCCACATCCGCAATCCACTTCCTGATCAAAAAAGTCGGTTTGTTGCCTATCATTTTGGTTGCCATCGCATAGGCGTAATGGGTCTTGGCAGACTGCTCCATCCGCGCCTTGATAGCCTCTGCCGGGATACTGGTGAGTTGCGACATTCTCTGGCTCACCTCCGTTCTGAGATCCCGGTTGGGCTCTGTCAGAATCTGCATGGTGGGTCCTGCACAACCGGTACACATGATACCGTGGTTGGGGCATGGGGCCAGACACCTGTCCAGCGTTACGGACCCAAGGCAGATATGTCCCTGGCTGAGGAAACAGAGTTCTTCATCCATCACTTCATCAACACTGGATTTCAGCTCTGCCACCTCGGTTTTCTTCATCACCCTGTTGCAGGCACCGCAGATCGATTCCTGGCGCACACTCGGCTCCCTGCCCTCAACAATTGCAGTCAGCGCCTCAAAGATGAAATGGGCGTGGGGAGGACAACCCGGCATGTAGAGATCAACATCGATAACCTCATCAATTGGAATGACCACCTGTTCAAGCCCGTCGACAGCTGTAGCTGGCACAGTATCGGTTTTGGTCGTTGGACATTTTTTATAGACGTGATCGATAA of the Desulfosediminicola ganghwensis genome contains:
- a CDS encoding YaaA family protein, with the translated sequence MLLITAPSKTQRSQLSNPVMASEHFTLPVFLERSKRLNSELAKLSLTELCQLMKMSETLRKSTHLRISHFVEEPTSTNCLPALFTFQGDAYSSLTPESYDQQQLLHAQAHLRILSGLYGILRPLDLMSPYRLEMATRLQTENSANLYQFWGDMITENINEDLAGLAEPVVVNLASTEYSKVIHAKRLEGRMLTITFKEKKGDDYRTVPIHSKRARGMMIHFMITEQLTAPGPLRDFNLGGYTYRDDLSSLSQKDEWIFTRG
- a CDS encoding Ni/Fe hydrogenase subunit alpha; protein product: MAKTIKIDPVTRIEGHARILLECDDAGKVDEAFFCVNELRGFERILVGMEASTLPQVTARICGVCPTAHHLAAAKALDNAAGIEVPEAGKLLREFMYMGHVIHSHALSLFILAGPDLVFGLGGDAATQNIVGMVDAEPDLTRKGLRLRSLGQKINETIGGRGIHPVTAVAGGISYKLSDAQYAKLQELTAEAVSLSKELAPAIKKLLFNFLDKHPVLLDQLNMPSWYMGTVKDGALNLYDGDLRVVDDSGVVQAEFSATDYTNYIVERAVDNSYAKEVYFDLDGRENLYRVSTLARMNVIDSIDTPLAQAEFEEFRNRFGKPNHNAVLQMYCKLIELIYASERADAIINNPRLRDDTRVAADFRGKRGVGHVEAPRGTLIHDYEIDERGIVRSANMIIATQQNTAAINRSLKEGANSLFASGNDEAALNGLEFIVRCYDPCLACSTHAIGRMELDVEVRKSGELIRTLRRG
- a CDS encoding methyl viologen-reducing hydrogenase, with protein sequence MSNSKVRLNTEWLCDCGGCHVAIVDLHEKILQFLESVQIQKCPVLTDEKLYPEAEIGIVTGSIRTEHDRHAALEMRKKCKTIIAFGTCAVYGGLHGAGLAHSKEEIIDHVYKKCPTTKTDTVPATAVDGLEQVVIPIDEVIDVDLYMPGCPPHAHFIFEALTAIVEGREPSVRQESICGACNRVMKKTEVAELKSSVDEVMDEELCFLSQGHICLGSVTLDRCLAPCPNHGIMCTGCAGPTMQILTEPNRDLRTEVSQRMSQLTSIPAEAIKARMEQSAKTHYAYAMATKMIGNKPTFLIRKWIADVEAS
- the mnmH gene encoding tRNA 2-selenouridine(34) synthase MnmH; its protein translation is MSQNDILGASPKTLSFTEVLTSDCVSIDVRSPKEFLEGSLPGAINIPVFDNEERELVGTIYRFGGRDEAIDTGFDLVTSRLSTLLAELEPYRGERIAVFCARGGMRSRSVVNLLNLKGYDAIQVEGGYKAYRQLVLKELELYSAECIVLHGLTGTGKTRILQYLDNVIDLEDLAQHQSSLFGGLNRSPRTQKSFDSYLFAKIVTLDKGPVFVEGESRKMGGVFLPKGVADSMKRGHHVLVTASVETRVSRILEDYPVEDEQTVEKIEAILNSMRRKLGHGLVDRMIVLLSHGNLAELVRLLLVEYYDKRYGNSMARNMFELELSSEDIPLTAEKLLNYRNSLLR
- a CDS encoding 4Fe-4S dicluster domain-containing protein, which produces MLEMTIREKGCRGCRLCLEVCPTDCFSFDEANEKAVVKTVENCIACLSCTYICPSQAISHSNIHVVKNFYRNIHFSQRMEKFL
- a CDS encoding L-2-amino-thiazoline-4-carboxylic acid hydrolase, which codes for MITTNELNLTDEDYDKAFTEVSFLLDMFVGTIETFVGKSTPSLAVAAGRRMAQNMPIHLESPTPAAALAEFIRVFRNQQMEINGHVDDGEAVISLHRCPIRSVCEQRNMEIDGLTCQMFHYYIAGIMAELTGSPVRPKTVETGETCTFNLAFSRAVGR
- a CDS encoding hydrogenase maturation protease encodes the protein MATATVLCIGNSIAGDDGAGAAVYEELRERQLPADVHLKFLGLGGIDLLEELAGEEVLVVVDAVQLGADCGTVHVLAWEQLPGMTERPVSGHGIGVKEAIEVGRKLYPERMPHTIWLVGIEGQCFDQLGEKLSESVAASIPVAADEVLQLLT